Proteins encoded by one window of Mercenaria mercenaria strain notata chromosome 4, MADL_Memer_1, whole genome shotgun sequence:
- the LOC128556598 gene encoding uncharacterized protein LOC128556598, whose translation MINSNLRSSPLPKDDTYISCNETEQESLHEDNRSSKKDSGFSTMHDESLTIDTPVYGDIPEVLTSENLDSFNKSLAEQSTFINVSVNCSDSKTEEKTEKVEKWLHDVSVEMEKESETSIDRKVNRISQEMCRNVENQRSSNKIRNGRQKHEVNRQRQNSVEIPKGNVLFFNTVVSKSCQPLQRQQRSDMNVDCQRGRPVNLNAHSEEIFGHGDRHILKVHRSLTPQFHQRLKDEQVAELMRKCGRNDDSDAFKEVTKRKHSEFCGKRYIDQFDDELENKIDILPTPPKSRKLNGNASGPFKQRYEENEYNYFIGDKKYKSSGHRKVENVDNYIEKDYRKTYPADDRQEMLAYMMQRNFPKKSSNSGAEYKHGRNTDREDSLVNDEREVFPNRKGTKKDSQHNEYQNIYHEIEYISDQDAYANFDSNTNRQQKKMKSPKNGNSSIMSPRQRDERNLRMKNACISPVNQYGVNQSYIRKLKNSPKFEDAEDGLQSQHYDELGETSEEIHERNSNLDKNQYEFERSPRIKGRHTSRQANKRTEYNQCNRENDFDLNEGETVFEKSEQSRTDCNIGFGQYSRSKAFSRQYRQIKERDRPEIGHYDEVERVDIYNRHENCEQFVESSPKIKNRSRKSNVRTDQDMYTNPRNYDQDEFYDRNANYKGAYEPSIELSFEKERYSSKKMEDFNNSNRNFVDNDEEFEDENDYVSPRTQIKRYHLECHLGSPHWHRSKHLTDYRMEERSPHQQRNNVAYKDSMSPTIQRTSYTPLETEYKSPCTRRNANKKCEDFSSPIVQRAKASSRQDEFSPSTSLAKMRLNTPKSRSEDRRRQHRRSQSRGEDCETNVDPYQKPCYQSEVCDANAAGKDNINDYSFDKEFSRKIQGQEKEMPVGTPTQSSQRFVSLDQIGGMPLQFRIQQLESGHSITGERRLSDRRKEFRNVECSNQYICEQSNENSEYYENEQIVHPSLEINRNSNVYHKYYEVVNERGQERGQSPDKQDSEINSNEHNTERPGNRLPTTSSEPKMRKSLFSPTYENRRQNTLSQSRKTVLQSGKGFDAFKIPMSPPVVARTKVNKHNKENEHDEKKMFTQKTKCASSEVTKTREGFSNKRYTNSGSDKMTPLQYMQSTPIKPGIQFTMNTTMSTIMGSDETEINNDANEEIVLI comes from the coding sequence ATGATAAATTCAAACTTACGGTCCTCTCCTTTACCAAAAGATGATACATATATAAGTTGTAATGAAACAGAACAAGAATCACTACATGAAGACAACAGAAGCTCAAAGAAAGATTCAGGGTTTAGCACAATGCATGATGAAAGTTTAACAATTGATACTCCAGTGTATGGAGACATTCCAGAGGTTCTTACATCGGAGAATTTAGACAGTTTTAACAAGTCGCTAGCAGAACAGTCAACTTTTATAAATGTCTCTGTAAACTGTTCTGATAGTAAAACAGAGGAAAAGactgaaaaagttgaaaaatggtTACATGATGTCTCTGTAGAAATGGAAAAAGAAAGTGAGACCAGTATTGACAGAAAAGTGAATAGAATCAGTCAAGAAATGTGCAGAAATGTTGAAAATCAAAGAAGTAGTAATAAAATTAGAAATGGAAGACAGAAACATGAAGTTAACAGGCAAAGGCAGAATAGTGTTGAAATACCGAAAGGAAATGTACTGTTTTTCAATACAGTTGTAAGTAAGTCTTGTCAGCCATTACAGAGACAACAAAGGTCAGATATGAACGTTGACTGTCAAAGAGGTAGGCCTGTAAATTTGAATGCCCACAGTGAGGAGATTTTTGGACATGGTGATAGACATATTTTGAAAGTACATAGAAGTTTAACTCCTCAGTTTCACCAAAGATTAAAGGATGAACAAGTTGCAGAACTTATGAGAAAGTGTGGTAGAAATGATGACAGTGATGCTTTTAAAGAAGTCACCAAACGTAAACATTCGGAATTCTGTGGAAAACGCTACATTGACCAATTTGATGATGAGCTggaaaacaaaattgatattttgccAACTCCACCAAAAAGTAGAAAATTGAATGGAAATGCCAGTGGGCCATTTAAACAAAGATATGAAGAAAACGAATATAACTATTTCATTGGagataaaaagtataaaagttcCGGTCATAGAAAAGTTGAAAATGTTGATAATTACATTGAAAAAGATTACAGAAAAACTTATCCAGCTGATGATAGACAAGAAATGTTAGCATATATGATGCAGAGGAATTTTCCAAAGAAATCTTCGAATAGTGGAGCAGAATATAAACATGGCCGAAATACTGATAGGGAAGATTCCCTTGTTAATGATGAAAGAGAAGTTTTCCCAAACAGAAAAGGAACAAAGAAGGACAGTCAACATAATGAATATCAGAATATTTATCACGAAATTGAATATATTAGTGACCAAGACGCTTATGCTAACTTTGACAGTAATACTAATAGGcagcaaaagaaaatgaaatctcCAAAGAATGGAAACAGTTCAATAATGAGTCCTAGGCAGAGAGATGAGAGAAACTTAAGGATGAAAAACGCCTGCATTTCACCTGTCAACCAGTATGGAGTCAACCAGTCATATATCAGAAAACTAAAAAATAGCCCAAAATTTGAAGATGCAGAAGATGGTCTCCAAAGTCAGCATTATGATGAATTAGGTGAAACGAGTGAAGAAATACATGAAAGAAATAGTAACCTAGATAAAAATCAGTATGAGTTTGAAAGATCTCCTAGAATAAAAGGTAGACATACCAGTAGGCAAGCTAATAAAAGAACTGAATATAATCAATGTAATAGGGAAAATGACTTCGATTTAAATGAAGGAGAAACTGTATTTGAAAAGTCTGAGCAATCCAGAACAGACTGTAATATTGGGTTTGGCCAGTATTCGAGGTCTAAGGCTTTTAGTAGACAATATAGGCAAATAAAGGAAAGAGATAGGCCAGAAATTGGACATTATGATGAAGTAGAAAGAGTTGATATATATAATAGACATGAAAATTGTGAACAATTTGTAGAAAGTTCTCCAAAGATAAAAAATAGAAGTAGGAAATCTAATGTCAGAACAGACCAAGATATGTACACAAATCCTCGAAACTATGACCAAGATGAATTTTATGATAGGAATGCGAATTACAAAGGTGCATATGAGCCCTCCATTGAGTTGTCTTTTGAAAAGGAAAGATATAGTTCTAAAAAGATGGAAGATTTCAATAACTCTAACAGAAACTTTGTTGATAATGATGAAGAATTTGAAGATGAAAATGACTATGTGTCACCTAGAACTCAAATCAAAAGGTACCATCTTGAATGTCATTTAGGGAGTCCCCACTGGCACAGGTCAAAACACCTCACAGATTACAGAATGGAAGAAAGATCACCCCACCAACAGAGAAATAATGTTGCATATAAGGACAGCATGTCACCTACTATACAAAGAACTAGCTATACTCCATTAGAAACTGAGTACAAGTCACCATGTACAAGACGTAACGCAAATAAAAAATGTGAGGATTTTAGTTCTCCAATTGTACAAAGAGCAAAAGCTAGCAGCAGACAGGACGAATTTTCGCCAAGTACGTCGCTTGCCAAAATGAGACTGAACACACCTAAATCAAGATCAGAAGACAGACGAAGACAACATAGAAGAAGTCAAAGTAGGGGAGAAGACTGTGAAACAAATGTAGATCCATATCAGAAGCCCTGTTACCAGAGTGAAGTTTGTGATGCTAATGCTGCTGGAAAGGACAATATTAATGATTATAGTTTTGATAAAGAATTCTCAAGAAAAATACAAGGACAAGAGAAGGAAATGCCTGTAGGAACCCCAACTCAGTCATCACAAAGGTTTGTCAGTTTGGATCAGATAGGGGGAATGCCTTTACAGTTTAGAATTCAGCAGTTAGAATCAGGACACAGTATTACAGGTGAAAGAAGATTAAGTGACAGGCGGAAAGAGTTTAGAAATGTGGAATGTAGTAACCAGTATATCTGTGAACAGTCAAACGAAAACTCAGAATATTATGAAAACGAGCAAATTGTGCATCCATCTCTTGAAATTAACAGAAATTCTAATGTTTACCACAAATACTATGAAGTTGTCAATGAAAGGGGTCAGGAAAGAGGCCAGTCACCAGACAAACAAGATAGTGAAATTAATAGTAATGAACATAACACCGAAAGACCAGGCAATAGATTGCCAACCACTTCTAGTGAACCTAAAATGAGGAAAAGTTTGTTTTCCCCTACTTATGAAAATAGGAGACAAAACACCCTTTCCCAAAGTAGAAAGACAGTGTTACAGAGTGGAAAAGGTTTTGATGCATTCAAAATACCAATGAGTCCCCCAGTTGTAGCTAGAACTAAAGTGAACAAACATAACAAAGAAAATGAGCatgatgagaaaaaaatgttcacaCAGAAAACTAAATGTGCTTCTTCTGAAGTGACCAAGACTAGGGAGGGATTTTCAAACAAACGTTATACAAACAGTGGTTCAGATAAAATGACGCCATTACAGTACATGCAAAGTACTCCTATAAAGCCTGGTATTCAGTTTACAATGAACACAACTATGTCAACAATAATGGGCAGCGATGAAACTGAAATTAATAACGATGCAAATGAAGAGATTGTACTGATCTGA
- the LOC123551506 gene encoding uncharacterized protein LOC123551506: MARDLNKFFAQHRKSHTRYISSVDSLIARYEDVGDNELDSVVDLSSFEVFKDKKDIFRRGKFVGSASHSVRSNEKCKDYTLKERIEEDESILPEEEDDSDPDSKNVDFQVLSDLSTCVASFLEEGEPEPSDAETLSSTSTDSYETILSDYDDTTQDSCSQEEDFKYTEKCGEDEHLYDEIDGDLYRQIDKDAPQNRTNQSKNTLPHLNSEFSERDERIHKNEEKRLDETFVIEDCKKSNINGTANAHNVKKCSRHVTAECNNSSTVDNYDIGHSEVTKQNSGHNVRNSSSQGINVRKILTHFTPFHEDDMDNRRGSVSGNYLNNKKELCINNEHGEDTQREIYTENSLFSEDSRCLDGNSNRIYEIQNNIQLEIDKLDTSGHFQTKG; encoded by the exons ATGGCGCGGGATTTGAACAAATTCTTCGCTCAACACAGAAAAAGTCACACACGCTATATATCAAGTGTTGATTCTCTCATAGCAAGG tatgAAGATGTTGGTGATAATGAACTGGATTCTGTTGTTGATCTTTCAAGCTTCGAGGTTTTCAAAGACAAAAAAG atatatttcgcAGAGGAAAATTTGTTGGTTCAGCATCTCATTCTGTTCGTTCTAATG aaaaatgtaaaGATTATACATTGAAAGAGAGAATAGAGGAG GATGAATCCATTTTGCCTGAGGAGGAAGATGATTCCGATCCAGACTCCAAGAATGTGGACTTTCAAGTACTCAGTG ATCTGAGTACATGTGTTGCTAGTTTCCTTGAGGAAGGTGAGCCAGAACCAAGTGATGCTGAGACCTTGAGTTCAACATCAACAGACTCGTATGAAACAATTCTCAGTGACTATGATGATACTACGCAGGACAGTTGTAGCCAGGAAGAAGATTTCAAATATACAG AAAAATGTGGGGAAGATGAGCATCTATATGACGAGATTGATGGAGATCTCTATAGGCAGATCGACAAGGATGCACCTCAAAATAGAACTAATCAGTCAAAAAACACACTACCTCATCTCAACAGTGAGTTCTCTGAGAGAGATGAAAGGATCcacaag AATGAAGAAAAGAGACTGGATGAAACCTTTGTAATTGAGGATTGCAAGAAGTCAAATATAAATGGAACTGCCAATGCACATAATGTAAAGAAGTGTTCAAGACATGTCACTGCTGAATGCAACAACAGCTCCACAGTAgataattatgatattggacatagtgAAGTTACCAAACAGAACTCTGGTCATAATGTCCGTAACAGTTCTTCACAAGGAATAAATGTAAGAAAGATTTTAACACATTTCACACCTTTCCATGAAGATGACATGGATAATAGAAGAGGAAGTGTCTCAGGGAATTacttaaataacaagaaagaACTTTGTATAAATAATGAACACGGAGAAGATACTCAAAGGGAAATATACACAGAGAACAGTTTGTTCTCTGAGGACAGTAGGTGTCTAGATGGTAATTCGAATCGAATATATGAAATACAGAACAACATACAGCTTGAAATAGACAAGCTTGACACGTCTGGACATTTCCAGACAAAAGGGTGA